A genome region from Eremothecium cymbalariae DBVPG#7215 chromosome 4, complete sequence includes the following:
- a CDS encoding uncharacterized protein (similar to Ashbya gossypii AER403C) — protein sequence MVENNLRTNLDGHEAALAKVQTKPLFITSVYVNDVKLSPLSNSIFESILKPVLSQPFQNLRSTLSALGTIEKKLMYTGLYDDVNITLDQDKSQYISDYLEEVAPKEYGLELPVPIKAQIQLVPAFYQPLSLVTTTRDSYAAAGIHLSSLNKFQQAETIILQGELNCTPFSGKIDEKLLSLKCLVPLQKLPSMKAVFDINYALVDLFKQSWLPESDQHKQNQIGFNIGIQEQQISSSKFRGPIIYSGISILGRNLLDLKKTEVSSSINSWVESSKVSYVFQILQNNKKFLGTLPISGWKFNLFNEAVLGQTVAGEKQESGFGKVAFSYEGYSSFLRNHIITSLDLSFGTIFRYKSGSELKVHIMDQFYLGGLSSLKGFQRNSVGTRGGNSFYKVAFKSSFHIPGTPLASPLRLQAFVNAGDVFNSERGIPEDLATATGISLVYQSHLASLDLTYALPLSLRAQDVAKPGFSFGVSIAYM from the coding sequence ATGGTGGAGAATAATTTGAGAACAAATTTGGACGGACATGAAGCTGCATTGGCCAAAGTTCAAACTAAACCATTATTTATTACGTCTGTTTATGTGAATGATGTTAAATTGAGCCCTCTATCCAACagtatttttgaatcaattcTTAAACCTGTTTTATCTCAACCATTCCAGAATTTAAGATCCACGTTATCAGCTCTTGGTACtattgaaaagaagttaATGTACACTGGATTGTACGATGATGTGAACATTACCCTGGACCAAGATAAATCACAATATATTAGTGAttatttggaagaagttGCGCCTAAGGAATATGGGTTGGAATTACCTGTACCGATCAAAGCCCAGATACAGTTGGTACCTGCTTTTTATCAGCCTTTATCCCTAGTAACCACAACTAGAGATAGCTACGCAGCCGCTGGTATTCATCTGTCATCCCTAAACAAATTCCAGCAAGCGGAGACAATAATTCTTCAGGGTGAATTGAACTGTACCCCATTTAGTGGTAAGATTGATGAAAAACTGTTATCCTTGAAATGTTTGGTGCCATTACAAAAGCTGCCATCCATGAAAGCTGTGTTTGATATAAACTATGCATTAGTTGACCTATTTAAGCAATCATGGTTACCGGAATCCGACCAGCATAAACAGAATCAAATCGGGTTTAATATTGGTATTCAGGAACAACAAATCTCGTCCAGTAAATTTCGTGGGCCAATCATTTACAGCGGGATTTCTATTCTCGGGCGGAACTTACttgatttaaaaaagaCAGAGGTTTCATCAAGTATCAACAGTTGGGTTGAGTCTTCTAAAGTTAGCTATGTCTTtcaaatccttcaaaataacaaaaagttCCTTGGCACACTCCCAATTAGCGGATGGAAGttcaacttgtttaatGAAGCAGTACTCGGCCAAACTGTAGCTGGTGAGAAACAAGAAAGCGGCTTTGGGAAAGTAGCATTCTCTTATGAGGGTTATAGTTCATTTTTGAGGAATCATATAATAACCTCATTGGACCTCTCTTTTGGAACAATTTTCCGTTACAAGTCTGGCTCAGAGCTGAAAGTTCACATTATGGATCAATTTTACTTAGGCGGGttatcttctttgaaaGGATTCCAAAGGAACTCAGTGGGAACTAGAGGCGGCAATAGTTTCTACAAAGTGGccttcaaatcttcatttCACATCCCAGGTACTCCATTGGCGTCACCTCTCAGGTTACAGGCATTCGTGAATGCTGGCGATGTTTTCAATTCTGAAAGAGGCATACCGGAGGACTTAGCAACCGCAACTGGTATTTCTTTAGTGTACCAGTCTCATTTGGCTTCTCTGGACTTAACCTACGCTTTGCCCTTATCCTTAAGAGCACAAGATGTAGCTAAACCAGGGTTTTCATTTGGTGTTTCAATTGCGTAtatgtaa
- the XRS2 gene encoding Xrs2p (similar to Ashbya gossypii AER402C), producing the protein MWIFKCQYQNQKDPDTLNAISSVIKPDKNYIVGRASKSSLVIDERGVSRTHLQLKANRNIIEITLLGAQLKIGHKTIEKGISCEFHPKQSPLRLEVGSHSIECKLLWTQWEFKVPSDLEINYIALTKMFVQLGIKIVFSLSKETSHQIVRSRQGQKDYDKYLFALVKGLPLVEVGFLKGISSLLNSDTLKFESKVKELEREFSIFPEFNPIPNPLKGLYFIVPEKDEFDILKYTIEVGGGTVYNCITFEDFVKVTSTIPSSKVILIKCSNNISPAIDTQKPTDHNILLEKAHSIGFKQHDTRELTIAVLNNNFEETLIDSSISDKRLISCNSNDKLKTTSTSLEDGLKVNVSATSGLNLNTEGPPAKKRRINSVKPLDSLSFFAGGSIERSTRVERNSSEKQTVQPAEHNKIAETSIASIELLPTKSGIKEITDVVPETENEPEPMVSPKKRSPAKNESLADMRAGDNHVSIKTTLEVEKSAEPSHKKLKVEGIFDEKVEMSNEQKYHLNAESKDSTLSTQSHSSIVNAIKEIKEREVSRIKTTIVEIGPDELTEEAICKLSTLAVVESVDMLRKTQSRHMKTETNKRHHVRRNFKRFVKVWPAYLNKAICQDPMGAQRYSNRQCVPLKVYEPMNKNELTDDQLVDENSSEEKNDIMNETFTSDPLDHNIQMASKSIPRHHDSIYQSKYEQVLSNPELEFSFSTIRNSNSSESVTNNPGNSLFVVEDESDDNTAVTYHNLSATSATRTEGSDVSIQARTSRIVTRPKNNATVLKYIGNEEDDEDDEDEAPRFAFRRTR; encoded by the coding sequence ATGTGGATATTTAAATGCcaatatcaaaatcaaaaagatCCTGATACTTTAAATGCGATATCCAGTGTTATAAAGCCCGATAAGAACTACATAGTTGGGAGAGCCAGCAAAAGTTCGCTAGTAATTGATGAAAGGGGTGTCTCTAGAACTCACTTGCAGCTGAAAGCCAATAGAAATATCATTGAAATCACATTATTAGGGGCCCAGTTGAAGATTGGTCACAAGACAATAGAAAAAGGCATTTCCTGTGAGTTTCATCCGAAACAAAGCCCACTTCGCCTTGAAGTGGGTTCGCATAGCATTGAATGTAAGTTATTATGGACTCAGTGGGAGTTCAAGGTGCCTAGTGATTTAGAGATAAACTATATCGCTCTAACTAAGATGTTTGTCCAATTAGGTATTAAGATAGTCTTTTCATTATCTAAAGAGACATCGCATCAAATTGTTAGATCTCGACAAGGACAAAAGGATTATGATAAATATCTGTTTGCGTTGGTTAAAGGCCTCCCTTTAGTTGAAGTTGGGTTTCTTAAAGGAATTTCGTCATTATTGAATTCAGATACTCTAAAATTTGAATCGAAAGTCAAGGAATTGGAGAGAGAATTCTCTATTTTCCCAGAATTCAATCCCATACCAAATCCTTTAAAAGGGTTGTACTTTATAGTGCCTGAAAAAGATGAGTTTGACATTCTAAAGTACACAATTGAAGTAGGTGGAGGAACCGTTTATAATTGTATTACATTTGAAGATTTCGTTAAAGTTACGTCTACAATTCCATCATCGAAGGTCATTCTAATAAAGTGTTCAAACAACATCTCTCCCGCTATTGATACGCAAAAGCCAACTGACCATAATATTCTGCTAGAAAAGGCACATTCTATTGGTTTTAAACAACATGATACCAGGGAATTAACGATCGCTGTTTTAAACAAtaactttgaagaaacttTGATAGACTCTTCGATATCAGATAAGCGTCTAATCTCCTGTAATTCGAATGACAAACTCAAAACAACGTCAACTTCACTGGAAGACGGATTAAAAGTTAATGTTTCAGCTACTTCTGGATTAAATCTAAATACGGAGGGACCACCTGCCAAAAAACGTAGGATAAATAGTGTTAAACCGTTGGATAGTCTGTCCTTTTTTGCGGGTGGTAGTATAGAAAGAAGCACCAGAGTAGAAAGAAATTCAAGTGAGAAACAAACTGTACAACCTGCAGAACACAATAAGATTGCAGAAACATCAATTGCTTCTATAGAATTATTACCAACAAAATCtggaattaaagaaatcaCGGACGTCGTGCCTGAGACTGAAAATGAGCCAGAACCTATGGTTAGCCCCAAGAAGAGGAGTCCTGCTAAAAATGAGTCGTTGGCAGATATGAGGGCGGGAGATAATCACGTCAGTATTAAAACAACATTGGAAGTGGAAAAAAGTGCCGAACCATCTCATAAAAAGCTAAAAGTCGAAggaatatttgatgaaaaagttgaaatgTCCAATGAGCAAAAGTATCATTTAAATGCAGAATCTAAAGATTCAACTTTATCAACTCAATCCCACAGTTCCATAGTAAATGCTATAAAGGAGATAAAAGAACGTGAAGTGAGCCGCATTAAGACCACTATAGTGGAAATCGGACCTGATGAACTTACGGAAGAAGCAATTTGCAAACTGAGCACACTAGCCGTTGTGGAGAGTGTGGATATGCTACGGAAAACACAATCTAGACATATGAAAACGGAAACGAATAAACGTCACCATGTTCGCAGAAACTTTAAAAGGTTTGTAAAAGTATGGCCGGCATACCTGAATAAAGCCATATGCCAAGACCCCATGGGTGCCCAAAGGTATTCCAATAGGCAATGTGTACCATTGAAAGTTTACGAACCTATGAATAAAAACGAACTAACCGATGATCAGTTGGTAGATGAAAATTCTAGTGAAGAAAAAAACGACATAATGAATGAAACCTTTACGAGCGACCCATTGGATCATAACATACAAATGGCCTCTAAATCAATACCAAGACACCACGACAGCATATACCAATCAAAATATGAACAAGTATTATCAAATCCTGAACTGGAATTCAGCTTCAGCACTATTAGAAACTCTAACTCAAGTGAGTCTGTCACAAACAATCCTGGAAACAGTTTGTTCGTTGTCGAAGATGAAAGCGACGACAATACTGCAGTGACATATCATAATTTAAGTGCAACTTCTGCTACCAGAACTGAGGGTTCCGATGTAAGCATTCAAGCACGAACTTCACGTATTGTTACTCGTCCCAAAAACAACGCTACCgttttgaaatatattgggaatgaggaggatgacgaagatgacgaagatgaagctCCGAGATTCGCATTCAGAAGAACAAGATAG
- the KEI1 gene encoding Kei1p (similar to Ashbya gossypii AER256C 1-intron) yields the protein MVYLPQSFFGLPLYIGVELSLGVAIFNKFCGLYGILALFTGRPLDLIQWGFYVWSFAALLVFTKGLSQVYKPKLMTYCMVLTVYSLDTVLACFFAVLFTGDWFSKEDTSSGSNPVSGKGIGVVDVGKSGTQNFAYRRTVDDTQSASTHYEYSSTILLTLIVSALRFYSNFIIASFVRRMMKQNRYITEPDDVEYDLKNTSVAYRAYVSTQRWCYYFCRRYL from the exons ATGGTCTATCTACCACAG TCCTTTTTTGGGTTACCGCTATATATCGGTGTTGAGTTATCTCTAGGGGTAGctatattcaacaaattttgtGGTCTATATGGTATTCTAGCATTATTTACAGGACGTCCATTGGATTTGATTCAGTGGGGGTTCTATGTGTGGTCGTTTGCTGCTTTGTTAGTGTTTACAAAAGGTTTGTCACAAGTGTACAAACCGAAATTGATGACCTACTGTATGGTACTTACTGTTTACAGTTTGGACACTGTGCTAGCCTGCTTTTTTGCTGTATTGTTTACAGGAGATTGGTTTAGTAAAGAAGATACTAGCTCTGGCAGCAATCCAGTCTCCGGTAAAGGTATAGGAGTTGTAGATGTGGGGAAATCTGGAACGCAAAATTTTGCGTACAGGAGAACTGTGGATGATACACAGAGTGCTTCAACACACTATGAATATAGTTCTACAATATTACTGACATTAATAGTATCCGCTTTGAGGTTTTACtcaaattttattattgcaTCATTTGTGCGGAGAATGATGAAGCAGAATAGGTATATTACTGAACCGGATGATGTAGAGTatgatttgaagaacacATCAGTTGCTTATAGAGCCTACGTAAGTACTCAGAGGTGGTGCTACTATTTTTGTAGAAGGTACCTCTAG
- the RIO1 gene encoding protein kinase RIO1 (similar to Ashbya gossypii AER257W): MNEMSQLNLTYIHTNNLIHHNRIYDLEQIRLDMDLENKLGRLKLLDHSEHENSRILDKFANQIKTDELSVTRGKTSKDKANRATVENVLDPRTMRFLRSLIHRGIITEFNGCLSTGKEANVYHAFGNAVDIVEKQHKVIRQSSICSDSEGDTKKVEYAIKIYKTSILVFKDRERYVDGEFRFRNSRSQHNPRKMIKIWAEKEFRNLKRIYHTGVISCPKPIEIKSNVLVMEFLNRGDGFASPKLKDYPYSDRQEIYYFYHVMVAYIRLLYQVCQLVHADLSEYNSIVHESKLYIIDVSQSVQPEHPMSLDFLRMDIKNINAYFVKIGINVFSERAIFQFVISEKLEKFKGDYRSYDHLQKYASEYLPLKLTEEDEVEDEIFRSLHLVRNLGGLEEGDFDRFTNGKFDLLKSLVSQDNQKVAKTFTASEQFELSDSGTDSVDHGDSDEDLSSDESNSETENDSDDSQSSDEEPDEDTREHRIKEPKGKKYEDKDTRKLRKQDVKESKREKRKTKVKKHIKKNWSKRRNLKNNIISSSAK; encoded by the coding sequence ATGAACGAGATGAGCCAACTGAACCttacatacatacatacaaaCAACTTAATACATCATAATCGTATATATGATTTGGAGCAGATTAGATTAGACATGGACTTAGAAAATAAATTGGGGCGGTTGAAGCTACTAGATCATTCGGAGCACGAGAATAGTCGTATTTTAGACAAATTTGCGAATCAAATTAAGACAGATGAGCTATCAGTGACAAGAGGGAAGACTAGCAAGGACAAAGCTAATCGAGCGACGGTGGAGAATGTACTGGATCCACGTACAATGAGGTTTTTGCGTTCTTTAATCCATCGTGGTATTATAACGGAGTTCAATGGCTGCTTAAGTACTGGAAAAGAAGCTAATGTGTACCATGCATTTGGTAATGCAGTCGATATAGTGGAAAAACAACATAAGGTCATACGGCAATCTTCTATTTGTAGTGATTCAGAAGGTGACACTAAAAAAGTAGAATACGCAATTAAGATTTACAAGACCTCCATATTGGTTTTCAAAGACCGTGAAAGGTATGTTGATGGCGAATTTCGATTCAGGAACTCGAGGTCACAACACAACCCTCgaaagatgataaagattTGGGCTGAAAAAGAGTTTAGAAACCTGAAAAGAATTTACCATACAGGTGTTATTAGTTGCCCGAAGCCTatagaaataaaatcaaatgtTTTGGTaatggaatttttgaacagAGGTGATGGTTTTGCTTCCCCAAAGCTAAAAGATTATCCATATAGTGATCGCCAAGAGATCTACTACTTCTACCATGTTATGGTAGCTTATATTAGGTTACTGTATCAAGTTTGTCAATTGGTTCATGCTGATTTAAGTGAATATAATTCTATTGTACACGAATCCAAATTATACATTATTGATGTTTCCCAATCTGTTCAGCCTGAACATCCAATGTCTCTGGACTTTTTGAGAATGgacattaaaaatatcaatgCATATTTCGTAAAGATAGGGATTAATGTATTCTCTGAGCGTGCTATCTTTCAGTTTGTCATTTCAgaaaaattagaaaagttCAAGGGTGATTATCGTTCATATGATCATTTGCAAAAGTACGCATCAGAATATTTGCCTTTGAAGTTaactgaagaagatgaagtaGAAGATGAAATTTTTAGATCGCTACATTTGGTTAGGAATTTGGGGGGCTTAGAAGAAGGCGATTTTGATAGATTTACTAATGGAAAATTTGATCTTCTAAAATCATTAGTTTCCCAGGACAACCAAAAGGTTGCAAAAACGTTTACTGCCTCTGAGCAGTTTGAATTATCAGACTCAGGTACTGATTCCGTAGATCATGGCGACTCTGATGAAGATCTGTCATCTGATGAGAGTAACTCCGAAACTGAAAATGACAGCGATGATAGTCAAAGTTCAGATGAAGAGCCAGACGAAGACACTAGGGAACACAGAATCAAAGAGCCAAAGGGTAAAAAATACGAAGATAAAGATACGAGGAAACTTCGGAAACAGGATGTTAAAGAATCCAAACGTGAAAAGAGAAAGACCAAAGTCAAAAAGcatataaaaaaaaattggtcAAAAAGACGAAAtctaaaaaataatatcataaGCTCATCTGCCAAATAA
- the RTC5 gene encoding Rtc5p (similar to Ashbya gossypii AER258C), whose product MGQNASSRSAESVEGRLIFRDEKEILEFFDNQAVRQLHGLELVAFQNNIGLDADLKDYLSCEFLVQLCKLPRHKYGFVKVFYQMIGNASKFPLMGGGAGEDVPTFVGLVKACLLFDYKKLLKYAQCKTYDQVSLIFILLALEPHAKVSKKELGRPPSSYDARKIMESFNDINLETIEVSADDLLQFMTFLLVITKYCIFENVEVNPSIYENWKDYESQALNILRTMNPCIVSYSDAAKNVVTLAQFKDCITAVCPNLLTPLGVFMKHVLYKSEHLVSDSGATINDRSSTVMTDPLLAQLCTLWPKHIIYQNLKKLFIAKQSGFSIRSFQAKVVNWMAPSILLVSGMKIMDDSKLLAKNQRYKSFLQEYPKLKDEDQKADSIVGGKRKVTFAVFVHEAWKVTNKEQFGNLKTLILQLSPRQEVFQASKNGNIYFNTVGGGIGIGNSQPVIKSSGKKYFPGNVSLTIDPSFEFGVFRNVGHGGSISPGKLFLERPDVEQSLECRFIIQDVEVWGCGGDKEFEAQLKQWEWEEAESERRQYINLSSIGEDKALLEMVGLVGHHQSGGSL is encoded by the coding sequence ATGGGCCAGAACGCTTCATCAAGGTCTGCAGAGTCTGTTGAAGGTCGACTTATATTTAGGgatgaaaaggaaatattggaattttttgacAATCAAGCTGTGCGGCAATTGCATGGGCTGGAGCTAGTTGCatttcaaaataatatagGTTTAGATGCTGACCTCAAGGATTATTTGAGTTGTGAGTTTTTGGTGCAATTGTGCAAGCTTCCCCGTCATAAATATGGTTTCGTGAAGGTGTTTTATCAAATGATTGGAAATGCAAGCAAGTTTCCACTGATgggtggtggtgctggAGAAGATGTGCCTACTTTTGTGGGCCTGGTTAAGGCCTGTTTACTCTTTGACTATAAGAAACTCCTGAAGTATGCGCAATGTAAAACGTATGATCAAGTTTCTTTGATATTCATTTTATTGGCGTTGGAGCCTCATGCTAAGGTTAGTAAGAAGGAACTTGGAAGACCTCCATCGTCTTATGATGCTAGAAAAATTATGGAATCGtttaatgatataaatCTTGAAACTATTGAAGTCTCAGCTGACGACTTGCTACAATTTATGACCTTTCTTTTGGTGATTACCAAATATtgtatatttgaaaatgttGAGGTGAATCCATCCATATATGAAAATTGGAAAGATTACGAATCGCAGGCGTTGAATATATTGCGAACTATGAACCCATGCATTGTTAGTTATTCGGATGCTGCGAAAAATGTGGTAACTTTGGCACAGTTTAAGGATTGTATAACAGCTGTTTGCCCAAATTTGCTCACACCTCTTGGTGTATTCATGAAGCATGTACTTTACAAGTCTGAACATCTAGTCTCAGACAGTGGTGCCACAATTAATGATCGATCATCGACAGTTATGACAGACCCCTTATTAGCTCAACTTTGCACCCTGTGGCCAaaacatataatatatcagaatttgaaaaagttaTTCATTGCTAAGCAATCTGGATTTTCGATTCGTTCTTTCCAGGCTAAGGTAGTCAATTGGATGGCTCCATCTATATTACTTGTGAGTGGGATGAAAATCATGGACGATTCCAAACTATTGgccaaaaaccaaagatATAAGAGCTTCTTGCAAGAATATCCGAAActaaaagatgaagacCAGAAGGCAGATTCCATCGTTGGCGGGAAACGTAAAGTTACCTTTGCTGTGTTTGTGCATGAAGCTTGGAAAGTTACCAACAAGGAgcaatttggaaatttgaAAACGTTAATTTTGCAACTCTCTCCACGACAAGAAGTATTTCAAGCTAGTAAGAAtggtaatatatatttcaataCAGTTGGAGGTGGTATCGGAATAGGCAATTCTCAACCAGTAATAAAATCTTCAGGTaagaaatattttccagGAAATGTTTCATTGACTATAGATCCATCATTTGAGTTTGGCGTTTTTAGAAATGTGGGCCATGGCGGATCTATTTCCCCAGGGAAATTATTTTTAGAGCGACCTGATGTTGAACAGAGTTTGGAGTGTAGGTTCATTATTCAAGATGTAGAAGTATGGGGTTGCGGTGGGGACAAAGAGTTTGAAGCCCAGCTTAAACAGTGGGAATGGGAAGAAGCTGAATCTGAGAGGAGGCAATATATTAACTTAAGTAGCATAGGCGAAGATAAAGCTTTATTAGAAATGGTAGGGTTGGTTGGGCACCATCAAAGTGGTGGCTCATTGTAA
- the EFG1 gene encoding Efg1p (similar to Ashbya gossypii ABR143C): protein MSGLTNRRGKRFQYDSSLQLANTIGAGVNKIKKQIRNVERLLARKKDTLPATVIIEKERTLEALKLELNTAELRTVAKKNAKKYHMVRFFERKKATRRYKQALQNVKQEPGNSQRVDELHQRELELCYVVNFPKTTKYIALYPTVEESSNSESTDETAEKRKAFLEVVAEQFENGTLPVPLEDILKGKKLNKESAGIALAESEEEEEEEEEEEDYNQKTAGTESKNLSTVRHNGDKDDNDSDDFFE, encoded by the coding sequence ATGTCTGGTTTAACCAATAGAAGGGGGAAGAGATTCCAATATGATTCTTCTTTACAGTTAGCTAATACCATTGGGGCAGGTGTTAATAAGATAAAAAAGCAGATTAGAAACGTGGAAAGGTTGTTAGCAAGGAAAAAGGACACATTACCAGCTACTGtgattattgaaaaagagcGGACGTTAGAAGCTTTAAAATTGGAACTTAATACTGCAGAATTACGTACTGTAGCTAAGAAGAATGcgaaaaaatatcatatgGTAAGGTTTTTCGAACGTAAGAAAGCTACAAGGCGGTACAAACAGGCTTTGCAGAATGTGAAGCAAGAGCCCGGAAACAGCCAAAGGGTTGATGAATTACATCAGAGGGAATTGGAGCTTTGTTATGTTGTGAATTTCCCCAAAACCACGAAATATATTGCATTATATCCGACGGTAGAAGAGTCGTCTAATTCGGAGAGCACTGATGAGACAGCAGAAAAGAGAAAGGCCTTCCTTGAGGTTGTAGCTGAACAGTTCGAAAATGGTACTCTTCCGGTACCATTAGAAGATATTCTGAAGGGTAAGAAGCTAAATAAGGAAAGCGCTGGTATTGCATTAGCAGAGAGtgaggaggaggaggaggaggaggaggaggaggaggattACAATCAGAAAACAGCCGGTACTGAGTCTAAGAACCTCTCAACAGTTCGACATAATGGCGAcaaagatgataatgacaGCGACGATTTCTTTGAATAG